One genomic region from Terasakiella sp. SH-1 encodes:
- a CDS encoding S41 family peptidase, with amino-acid sequence MKIWSRLPSIMMVVLALGTATVFLPTLSGCAIDDGPVGRWVSSLTGTHGLPKEAMEDLARFQNVYHEKSVDDGTRQDQFNQFVDAFKVVRRSYVKQVSDQDLITYAIEGLNGKDTAWAEAADGTPKGVAQPAKVVEVALDAMMEKLDPHSGYMTPAEFQELMVDTSGEFGGLGIEVQQGDGFLKVVSPIEDTPADRAGLKPGDHITHIEGVSIKEWTLTKTVRTLRGKPGTPVTVTVDREKRAPFDVTIVRDIIQVRAVKHALYEDYLHLRVVSFSERMESDVRKAFDKAYEDTDGNLKGVVLDLRNNPGGLLQQSVALSDLFLDDGDVVSIRGRAADDVRRYGAGSGDIAEGLPVVVLINGGSASASEIVSGALQDHNRAILMGRRTFGKGSVQTIMPLLKEGAVRLTTALYYLPSGRTIQKVGVAPDIRLDVPKVEEKTAEGAQKEFKAPREADLPNVIHAKSFNKGKVQNKDGVLGNTSIEACPEVSDKKDKELGCALEFLKAGTAKKFLAGLQPIEKG; translated from the coding sequence ATGAAAATCTGGTCACGCCTGCCTTCCATTATGATGGTTGTTCTCGCTTTGGGAACTGCAACCGTTTTCTTGCCGACATTAAGCGGATGCGCGATTGATGATGGTCCTGTGGGGCGCTGGGTCTCTTCGCTGACAGGGACGCATGGTCTGCCAAAAGAAGCGATGGAGGACTTGGCCCGCTTTCAGAACGTCTACCACGAAAAATCTGTAGATGACGGGACGCGTCAGGACCAGTTTAATCAGTTTGTTGATGCTTTCAAGGTGGTGCGTCGCAGCTATGTCAAACAGGTTTCTGATCAGGACCTGATCACTTATGCGATTGAGGGGCTGAATGGCAAGGACACGGCTTGGGCAGAAGCCGCTGATGGTACGCCCAAAGGGGTGGCTCAGCCAGCCAAGGTCGTGGAAGTTGCCCTTGATGCGATGATGGAAAAACTGGACCCTCATTCCGGTTATATGACCCCTGCTGAATTTCAGGAGCTGATGGTCGATACCAGTGGTGAGTTTGGTGGTCTGGGGATTGAGGTTCAGCAAGGGGATGGTTTTTTAAAAGTCGTCTCCCCCATTGAAGATACGCCCGCAGATCGTGCCGGTTTGAAGCCGGGGGACCATATTACCCATATTGAAGGGGTATCTATTAAGGAATGGACACTGACGAAAACAGTGCGCACCTTGCGGGGCAAACCGGGCACACCTGTGACGGTGACGGTGGATCGTGAAAAGCGTGCACCTTTTGATGTGACGATTGTGCGCGATATTATTCAGGTTCGTGCGGTTAAACATGCGCTTTATGAGGATTACCTCCATTTGCGTGTTGTGTCTTTTTCTGAACGAATGGAAAGTGATGTACGCAAAGCCTTTGACAAGGCATATGAAGATACAGATGGCAATTTAAAAGGTGTTGTTCTTGATCTGCGTAATAATCCCGGTGGTTTATTACAGCAATCTGTCGCGTTGAGTGACTTGTTCCTTGATGATGGGGATGTGGTTTCCATTCGCGGGCGTGCTGCTGATGATGTGCGCCGTTATGGGGCGGGCAGTGGTGATATTGCCGAAGGGCTTCCTGTCGTTGTCTTGATTAATGGTGGGTCGGCTTCTGCTTCTGAAATTGTTTCAGGCGCTTTACAGGATCACAACCGGGCGATCTTGATGGGGCGTCGAACCTTTGGTAAAGGGTCTGTACAGACCATTATGCCTTTGTTGAAAGAAGGGGCCGTGCGTCTGACAACAGCCCTTTATTATTTGCCGTCAGGGCGTACCATTCAAAAAGTCGGTGTGGCCCCGGATATTCGTCTTGATGTGCCCAAGGTTGAGGAAAAAACAGCCGAAGGAGCACAGAAAGAATTCAAGGCCCCGCGCGAAGCGGATTTGCCCAATGTGATCCATGCCAAATCCTTTAATAAAGGGAAGGTGCAGAATAAAGATGGGGTTTTGGGGAATACATCTATTGAAGCCTGCCCTGAGGTCAGTGACAAAAAGGATAAAGAACTGGGATGTGCTTTGGAGTTTTTGAAGGCGGGGACAGCAAAGAAATTTTTAGCAGGGCTTCAGCCGATTGAAAAAGGCTAA
- a CDS encoding exopolyphosphatase, translating into MGEKFRLVTRSDFDGLVCAVLLKKMDLIDEITFVHPKDMQDGKVAITDRDITTNLPYVDGVHLAFDHHLSETVRVGGDPENHVIDPDAPSAARVVWRYYGGHGEFPESWDEMMEAVDKGDAAQFSREEILKAENWVLLNFLMDARTGLGRFRDFRISNYQLMMDLIESCASMSIQEILELPDVKERVDMYNEHQPKFIEQLQRCSQVHGNVVVLDLRNEDIIYTGNRFMIYALYPDTNISIHVLWGLKKQNTVFACGKSILNKGSQTNVGELMLNYNGGGHENAGTCQVANDKAVETLEAIIKQMNADG; encoded by the coding sequence ATGGGGGAAAAGTTTCGACTGGTAACGCGAAGCGACTTTGATGGTCTGGTTTGTGCGGTTTTGTTGAAAAAAATGGACCTCATTGACGAGATTACCTTTGTGCATCCAAAGGATATGCAGGATGGCAAGGTTGCGATTACGGATCGTGATATCACGACCAACCTGCCTTATGTGGATGGGGTCCATCTGGCCTTTGACCATCACCTGAGTGAAACGGTTCGTGTGGGCGGTGATCCTGAAAATCATGTTATTGATCCGGACGCTCCGTCTGCGGCACGTGTGGTTTGGCGTTATTATGGCGGTCATGGTGAATTCCCGGAAAGCTGGGATGAGATGATGGAAGCCGTGGACAAAGGCGATGCCGCCCAGTTCTCCCGTGAAGAAATTCTCAAGGCTGAAAACTGGGTACTGTTGAACTTTCTGATGGATGCGCGTACAGGGCTGGGGCGTTTTCGTGATTTTCGCATTTCCAATTATCAATTGATGATGGATTTGATTGAAAGCTGTGCCAGCATGTCCATTCAGGAAATCCTTGAATTGCCAGACGTCAAAGAACGTGTGGATATGTATAATGAACATCAGCCCAAATTTATTGAACAGCTGCAACGTTGCAGTCAGGTTCATGGCAATGTGGTGGTGTTGGATCTGCGCAATGAAGATATTATCTATACGGGCAACCGTTTCATGATTTATGCGCTCTATCCTGATACCAATATCTCGATCCATGTTTTGTGGGGGTTGAAAAAACAAAATACGGTCTTTGCTTGTGGCAAATCCATTCTCAACAAGGGGTCTCAGACCAATGTTGGAGAATTGATGTTGAACTATAATGGCGGCGGTCATGAAAATGCAGGGACCTGTCAGGTTGCCAATGACAAGGCGGTTGAAACCCTGGAAGCAATCATCAAGCAGATGAACGCGGACGGATAA
- a CDS encoding sulfite exporter TauE/SafE family protein: MANLFSDPLFLMQIVASLGATGVVAGILAGLLGVGGGIVIVPVLYFLFQTFGVSADVSMFVAVGTSLATIIATSVSSVRSHHKKGAVDWTLLKNWTPGVVVGVIAGTVLASFLKGEVLTVMFSILAFIVALRMLFSKTGGHFRDGLPGQPLEFVFAFIIGSISVMVGIGGGSISVPILSAYNFPMRKAVACASGIGLVIAIPGAVGFIISGFGAAGLPVGSIGYVNLLGFVLIVPMTVLCAPLGARIAHSVNPTYLKKAFAVFLLITSIKMFAGTF; the protein is encoded by the coding sequence TTGGCAAATTTATTTTCTGACCCCTTATTTTTAATGCAAATTGTCGCCTCCTTGGGGGCGACAGGTGTTGTTGCAGGCATTCTGGCTGGCCTGTTAGGGGTCGGCGGGGGAATTGTGATTGTTCCTGTCTTATATTTCCTGTTTCAGACGTTTGGTGTCAGTGCGGATGTTTCCATGTTTGTTGCTGTTGGAACATCACTGGCCACAATCATTGCAACTTCTGTGTCATCGGTGCGCTCCCATCATAAAAAGGGGGCCGTGGACTGGACCTTGTTGAAAAATTGGACCCCAGGTGTTGTCGTCGGGGTGATCGCCGGGACTGTTTTAGCCTCTTTCCTGAAAGGGGAGGTGCTGACGGTGATGTTTTCCATTCTGGCTTTTATTGTGGCTTTGCGCATGCTGTTTTCAAAAACAGGTGGCCATTTTCGTGATGGTTTACCCGGTCAGCCCCTTGAATTTGTCTTTGCTTTTATCATCGGTTCAATCTCGGTTATGGTGGGAATCGGCGGCGGGTCCATCAGTGTGCCGATCCTGAGTGCTTATAATTTCCCCATGCGCAAGGCGGTTGCCTGTGCATCAGGGATTGGACTGGTGATTGCGATCCCCGGTGCGGTCGGTTTTATTATCTCTGGCTTTGGGGCCGCAGGGTTGCCTGTTGGCTCTATCGGGTATGTGAATTTATTGGGGTTTGTCCTGATCGTACCCATGACCGTTTTGTGTGCCCCGTTGGGGGCACGTATTGCCCATAGTGTGAACCCGACCTATTTGAAAAAAGCTTTTGCGGTTTTCCTTTTAATCACCAGTATCAAAATGTTCGCTGGAACTTTTTAA
- a CDS encoding Na/Pi cotransporter family protein — translation MANGAELDIFNISSGLLGGLAIFLFGLEQLSGGLKAVAGEKMKTILAKLTSNRFMGMFTGAFVTAIIQSSSVTTVLVVGFISAGLMKLSQSIGIIMGANVGTTITAQIIAFKITHFAMVMVAVGFFMFFFSKIDKIKQYGNMLMGLGMVFLGMNLMSDAMKPLRSFEPFLDLMVSMENPFFGLLVGAAFTALVQSSSATTGIVIALATQGLLSLPGGIALIFGANVGTCVTAMLASIGKPREAIRAAVVHVLFNIAGVLLWIGFVDQLASVVRDIGGDTSGTARDIANAHTIFNVANAILFIWFVTPFARLVERLVPLEDKDTGPSVKPKYLEEDIISTPSIALNAVRLEIGELGRHVQRMMGSILPATLSGTRGSLDKVADLDENVDQLHMSIIKYVRKIGAQSLGENDMREVVRLMSAANHVENIGDIIERDLVEIGKHRIEEKITVSPQTTHLLKSFHGKVEEALDLALEALHTDDPDVARKVIAMKGPLTHEAKHITKHGAERLMQDGENRHYSYSREMETVERLRRIYYFAKRIAKGVIAKAEEIERENWEEDKNLSEMQALSAE, via the coding sequence ATGGCAAACGGCGCCGAACTCGACATTTTCAACATTTCCTCTGGCCTGTTAGGCGGGCTTGCAATTTTCCTGTTTGGACTGGAACAACTTTCCGGCGGGCTTAAGGCTGTCGCTGGTGAGAAAATGAAGACCATCCTTGCCAAGCTAACTTCCAACCGCTTTATGGGGATGTTTACAGGCGCTTTTGTCACCGCCATCATTCAAAGTTCATCGGTCACAACGGTTCTTGTCGTCGGGTTCATCAGCGCCGGATTGATGAAACTTTCCCAATCCATCGGGATCATTATGGGGGCGAACGTTGGCACAACCATCACCGCCCAGATTATTGCCTTTAAAATCACCCATTTTGCAATGGTGATGGTGGCTGTCGGCTTTTTCATGTTCTTTTTCAGCAAGATCGACAAAATCAAGCAATATGGCAATATGCTGATGGGGCTGGGCATGGTGTTTTTGGGCATGAACCTGATGTCTGACGCCATGAAGCCCCTGCGCAGCTTTGAACCTTTCCTTGATCTAATGGTCAGTATGGAAAACCCGTTCTTTGGCCTGTTGGTTGGCGCAGCCTTTACCGCTTTGGTTCAATCATCTTCTGCTACAACCGGGATCGTCATTGCATTGGCAACACAGGGATTGCTATCCCTGCCCGGTGGGATTGCCCTGATTTTTGGGGCCAATGTGGGCACCTGCGTGACCGCCATGCTTGCCTCCATCGGGAAACCACGCGAAGCCATCCGCGCCGCTGTCGTCCATGTCCTGTTCAACATTGCCGGGGTGTTGCTCTGGATTGGTTTTGTAGATCAACTGGCAAGTGTTGTGCGTGATATTGGTGGGGACACCAGCGGCACAGCGCGAGACATCGCCAATGCCCATACAATTTTTAACGTCGCCAATGCCATCCTGTTCATCTGGTTTGTTACCCCATTTGCCAGACTGGTCGAACGGCTGGTCCCCCTGGAAGACAAAGACACAGGCCCGTCTGTTAAGCCCAAATACCTTGAAGAGGATATTATCTCCACTCCCTCCATTGCCTTAAATGCCGTGCGTCTGGAAATTGGTGAACTGGGGCGCCACGTCCAAAGAATGATGGGAAGTATTTTACCTGCCACACTTAGCGGCACACGCGGTTCTTTGGATAAAGTGGCTGATCTGGATGAAAATGTCGATCAGCTCCATATGTCGATCATTAAATATGTGCGCAAAATCGGTGCTCAATCCCTTGGGGAAAATGATATGCGCGAGGTTGTGCGCCTCATGTCAGCTGCCAATCATGTGGAAAATATTGGCGATATTATTGAACGCGATCTTGTGGAAATCGGCAAGCACCGTATTGAAGAAAAAATCACCGTCAGCCCACAAACAACCCATTTGCTCAAATCCTTCCACGGTAAAGTCGAAGAAGCTCTGGACCTTGCTCTGGAAGCCCTTCACACAGATGACCCGGATGTGGCACGCAAAGTCATCGCCATGAAAGGCCCCCTGACCCATGAAGCCAAACATATCACCAAACATGGGGCTGAACGCCTGATGCAAGACGGCGAAAACCGCCATTATTCCTATTCACGGGAAATGGAAACCGTAGAACGCCTGCGCCGTATTTACTATTTTGCCAAACGCATTGCCAAAGGGGTTATTGCCAAGGCTGAGGAAATTGAACGAGAAAACTGGGAAGAAGATAAAAACCTGTCTGAAATGCAGGCTCTAAGCGCTGAGTAA
- a CDS encoding response regulator: MAVDKDSKIIIVDDYEVMTLAIASQLEILGFENVQEFNSAELALEEVRKGECDLVITDWNMEPMSGTELLNAIRADEQLEQLPVIIISAEKRQEIVHQTKKAGASSYLIKPFKTDALLEKIERVMG, from the coding sequence ATGGCGGTTGATAAAGATTCTAAAATTATCATTGTCGATGATTATGAAGTCATGACCTTGGCAATTGCCTCACAATTGGAAATTTTGGGTTTTGAAAATGTGCAGGAATTCAATTCTGCTGAGCTTGCGTTGGAAGAGGTCCGAAAAGGTGAATGCGATCTAGTGATCACTGACTGGAATATGGAACCTATGTCAGGGACAGAATTGCTGAATGCCATTCGGGCGGATGAACAGCTGGAACAGCTTCCCGTGATTATTATTTCTGCTGAAAAACGCCAGGAAATTGTCCATCAAACCAAAAAGGCCGGGGCATCCAGTTATTTGATCAAGCCTTTTAAAACTGATGCCTTACTGGAAAAAATTGAACGCGTGATGGGGTAG
- a CDS encoding class I SAM-dependent RNA methyltransferase, translated as MNKELNIEIFLVAVPGLEDALLNETRAHGFRSPKRSKGGITIEGRWHDVWRANLVLRGASKVLARIGSFRAMHLAQLDKRARKFNWSDFLRPDVPVRIEVSCKKSKIYHQKAAAQRIERAITEELGAPVSAEAEICIKVRILEDLCTISIDTSGEGLHKRGHKEALNKAPMRETLASLILRQCGFDGSEPVIDPMCGSGTFVMEAAEMASQLAPGRSRSFAFEQLVTFDPARWHEIKDKQTSLQPSVHFYGFDRDGGAIQRSQANAKRAGITESCTFTRQTISQLKAPDGPKGLIVINPPYGVRIGEVKKLFPLYQSLGNKLKDGFSGWRVGIVTNSDKLAKATGLKFNNTKTAFSHGGIRVTLYQAEL; from the coding sequence ATGAACAAAGAACTTAATATAGAAATTTTTCTGGTTGCCGTCCCCGGTCTGGAAGATGCCTTGCTCAATGAAACCCGTGCACACGGATTTCGCAGTCCAAAGCGCAGCAAAGGCGGCATTACAATTGAAGGACGCTGGCATGATGTGTGGCGTGCCAATCTTGTCTTGCGCGGTGCCAGCAAGGTTTTGGCCCGTATCGGTTCGTTTCGCGCCATGCATCTGGCACAGCTGGATAAACGGGCGCGTAAATTTAACTGGTCCGATTTCCTGCGCCCGGATGTGCCTGTGCGCATTGAAGTTAGCTGTAAAAAATCCAAGATCTATCATCAAAAAGCCGCAGCCCAACGCATAGAGCGCGCCATCACAGAAGAACTCGGCGCGCCTGTTTCTGCGGAAGCTGAGATTTGCATCAAAGTGCGCATCCTTGAAGACCTCTGCACCATCAGCATTGATACCTCCGGTGAGGGCCTGCATAAACGCGGTCATAAAGAGGCCCTGAACAAAGCCCCCATGCGCGAAACATTGGCTTCCCTGATCCTGCGCCAATGTGGCTTTGATGGAAGTGAGCCCGTCATTGATCCCATGTGCGGGTCCGGCACCTTTGTGATGGAAGCCGCTGAAATGGCAAGCCAACTGGCGCCGGGGCGCAGTCGTAGCTTTGCCTTTGAACAGCTTGTCACCTTTGATCCGGCCCGCTGGCATGAGATCAAAGACAAACAAACCTCTCTACAACCATCTGTACATTTTTACGGGTTTGATCGCGATGGCGGGGCCATTCAACGCAGCCAAGCCAATGCAAAACGTGCAGGCATCACGGAAAGCTGCACCTTTACCCGTCAAACCATCAGCCAACTCAAAGCCCCCGACGGGCCAAAAGGGCTCATCGTCATCAATCCCCCTTATGGCGTACGTATTGGCGAGGTCAAGAAGCTTTTCCCGCTCTATCAATCCTTAGGCAATAAGTTAAAAGATGGGTTCTCTGGCTGGCGTGTCGGGATTGTCACCAATTCAGATAAACTGGCCAAAGCAACCGGACTGAAATTTAACAACACCAAAACCGCCTTTTCCCATGGCGGGATACGTGTCACGCTCTATCAGGCTGAGCTTTAG
- a CDS encoding rhodanese-like domain-containing protein, producing MKRLVLVFTLMVSACVATVPLPDGFRMNRYKAPVPDRVPGGQVLSVEQAQAMHEKGQAVFIDVISANGFLTDGIDGDWLTIRPRRSIPNSQWLPDVGRGALTPKQKAYFKQGLETFSKGDQQQPLVFFCLKDCWMSWNAVKRASLLGYGKVYWFPAGTEGWAENGYKLVPIRPHPHKS from the coding sequence ATGAAAAGGCTGGTTCTCGTTTTTACTTTGATGGTTTCTGCCTGTGTTGCCACAGTGCCCTTGCCTGATGGGTTTCGCATGAACCGTTATAAGGCCCCTGTGCCTGATCGTGTGCCGGGGGGGCAAGTGCTGAGTGTGGAACAGGCACAGGCTATGCACGAAAAGGGGCAGGCTGTTTTCATTGATGTTATCAGTGCAAATGGTTTTTTAACCGATGGGATTGATGGGGACTGGTTGACGATTCGCCCACGTAGAAGCATTCCCAACAGTCAATGGTTGCCGGATGTGGGCCGTGGGGCCTTAACGCCAAAACAGAAGGCTTATTTTAAACAGGGGCTAGAGACTTTTAGCAAAGGTGATCAACAGCAACCCTTGGTCTTTTTTTGCTTAAAGGACTGCTGGATGTCGTGGAATGCGGTCAAACGGGCAAGCTTACTGGGATATGGGAAAGTATATTGGTTTCCAGCAGGCACAGAGGGCTGGGCTGAAAACGGCTATAAACTTGTCCCTATACGGCCACATCCTCATAAGTCCTAA
- a CDS encoding ABC transporter permease, with protein MNQYWVCFSGVVTRELLRFLQQRERFFAALVRPLMWLFVFAAGFRAALGVSIIPPYETYITYEVYIIPGLLGMIQLFNGMQSSLSMVYDREMGSMRVLMTSPMPRWFLLSSKLIAGALVSILQVYVFLAIAFSFGIELPLDGYVRIFPVLIVTGVMLGALGMVLSSWVKQLENFAGIMNFVIFPMFFLSSALYPLWKIAESSEFLVQICHVNPFTYAVEMIRFALYGKFNPEALGITCAATLLFIVIAIIGYDPAKGLMQKGGKK; from the coding sequence ATGAACCAATATTGGGTCTGTTTTTCAGGGGTGGTGACACGCGAGTTATTGCGTTTTTTACAACAGCGTGAGCGGTTTTTTGCCGCCCTTGTACGCCCTTTGATGTGGCTGTTTGTGTTTGCCGCAGGGTTTCGTGCTGCGCTTGGGGTTTCGATCATCCCGCCTTATGAAACCTATATCACCTATGAGGTTTATATTATCCCCGGCCTGTTGGGGATGATCCAGTTGTTTAATGGCATGCAAAGCTCCCTTTCCATGGTGTATGACCGGGAAATGGGGAGTATGCGGGTGCTGATGACATCCCCCATGCCGCGCTGGTTTTTGTTATCAAGCAAACTGATCGCCGGGGCACTGGTTTCCATCTTGCAAGTCTATGTCTTTCTGGCAATTGCGTTTTCTTTTGGAATTGAATTGCCGCTGGATGGGTATGTGCGCATTTTCCCGGTGTTGATTGTAACCGGTGTCATGTTGGGGGCCTTGGGGATGGTGCTGTCTTCCTGGGTCAAGCAGCTGGAGAATTTCGCCGGGATTATGAATTTTGTCATTTTCCCCATGTTCTTTCTGTCTTCTGCCCTGTATCCGTTATGGAAAATTGCAGAATCCAGTGAGTTTCTGGTGCAAATCTGTCACGTCAATCCTTTTACCTATGCGGTGGAGATGATCCGCTTTGCCCTTTATGGTAAATTTAACCCTGAGGCATTGGGTATTACTTGTGCTGCGACCCTATTGTTTATTGTCATTGCCATTATTGGCTATGACCCGGCGAAGGGGTTGATGCAGAAAGGGGGCAAAAAATGA
- a CDS encoding ABC transporter ATP-binding protein yields MTQKNGSVFQVEGLSYSYGNGKAALRSISFDLQKGRVTALLGPNGAGKSTLFSIATALISAQEGRLCIDGVDISKQTRSALARIGVVFQQTTLDLDLTVVQNLKYAASLHGLARKETNERIEKELTRLDMFERRHEKVRQLNGGHKRRVEIARALLHKPEILLLDEATVGLDVPTRKNIVEHVHQLCRDDNIAVLWATHLIDEIAMGDDVVILHQGEIKTTNSVEQLCGEYGSVEAAFVNFTQDKGAL; encoded by the coding sequence ATGACACAAAAAAACGGGTCTGTATTTCAGGTAGAGGGGCTTTCCTATTCTTACGGGAATGGGAAGGCCGCTTTGCGTTCAATCAGTTTTGATTTGCAAAAGGGCAGGGTGACGGCATTACTCGGTCCCAATGGGGCGGGGAAATCCACCCTGTTTTCGATTGCAACAGCTCTGATTTCTGCGCAGGAAGGTCGCCTGTGTATTGATGGGGTGGATATCAGCAAGCAGACCCGTTCGGCATTGGCCAGGATTGGGGTGGTGTTCCAGCAAACCACGCTGGATTTGGACCTAACTGTTGTGCAAAACCTGAAATATGCAGCTTCTCTTCATGGTTTGGCGCGCAAAGAAACCAATGAGCGGATTGAAAAGGAACTCACTCGCCTTGATATGTTTGAACGTCGCCATGAAAAGGTCCGCCAGCTGAATGGGGGGCATAAACGCCGGGTGGAGATCGCACGTGCCTTGCTGCATAAACCGGAAATCCTACTCCTTGATGAAGCTACCGTCGGGCTGGATGTGCCTACACGCAAAAATATTGTGGAACATGTCCATCAGCTTTGTCGCGATGACAATATCGCCGTTTTATGGGCAACCCATTTGATTGATGAAATTGCAATGGGCGATGATGTGGTGATCCTGCATCAGGGGGAGATTAAAACCACAAATTCAGTTGAACAGCTTTGTGGTGAATATGGCTCTGTGGAAGCTGCCTTTGTGAATTTTACGCAAGACAAGGGGGCCTTATGA
- a CDS encoding PQQ-dependent catabolism-associated beta-propeller protein, with translation MKKLFLSAFSATLMASTMATAATIYVSNEKDDTVSILDSKTMEVVRTIEVGQRPRGIILSKDNKKLFICTSDDDTVEVYDTATEKKIGELPSGADPELFALHPDNRRLYIANEDDALTTVVDVESSEVLAQIDVGVEPEGMAVSHHGKWAITTSETTNMVHWIDTAKNELFENTLVDQRPRYAVFEQDDSLLWASSEIGGTVSVIETENFTIKKKIKFAIKGIHQDRVQPVGMRLTSDGKYAFIALGPANHVAVVNRKTFEVEKYILVGRRVWHMEFLPGEKQLLTTNGVSGDISLVDVDTLKAIKSVKVGRYPWGVAVKP, from the coding sequence ATGAAGAAACTCTTTTTATCCGCTTTTAGTGCTACCTTGATGGCCTCTACCATGGCAACGGCGGCGACCATTTATGTCTCTAACGAAAAAGACGATACGGTTTCCATTTTGGATAGTAAAACCATGGAAGTGGTGCGCACAATCGAAGTTGGTCAACGCCCGCGCGGGATTATTTTAAGCAAGGATAATAAAAAGCTGTTCATCTGTACATCTGATGATGACACGGTGGAAGTTTATGATACGGCAACGGAAAAGAAAATTGGGGAATTGCCCTCAGGGGCGGACCCGGAATTGTTTGCACTGCATCCAGATAACCGCCGCCTTTATATCGCTAATGAAGATGATGCGCTGACAACCGTGGTGGATGTGGAAAGTTCTGAGGTTCTGGCCCAGATTGATGTGGGGGTGGAACCAGAAGGTATGGCCGTTAGCCATCATGGTAAATGGGCGATTACCACATCAGAAACCACCAATATGGTCCATTGGATTGATACAGCGAAAAATGAGCTGTTTGAAAATACACTGGTTGACCAACGCCCGCGTTATGCCGTGTTTGAACAGGATGACAGCCTGTTGTGGGCATCTTCTGAAATCGGTGGGACGGTCTCTGTGATTGAGACGGAAAATTTCACCATTAAGAAAAAGATTAAGTTTGCCATCAAGGGCATTCACCAAGACCGCGTGCAGCCTGTGGGCATGCGCCTGACATCTGATGGCAAATATGCCTTTATCGCGCTTGGCCCGGCAAACCATGTGGCTGTGGTCAACCGCAAGACTTTTGAGGTGGAAAAATATATCCTTGTAGGCCGTCGGGTCTGGCATATGGAATTCCTGCCCGGTGAAAAACAATTGCTGACCACCAATGGGGTTAGCGGGGATATCTCATTGGTGGATGTGGATACGCTCAAGGCGATTAAGTCTGTTAAAGTTGGGCGCTACCCTTGGGGTGTGGCGGTGAAGCCGTAA